In Dioscorea cayenensis subsp. rotundata cultivar TDr96_F1 unplaced genomic scaffold, TDr96_F1_v2_PseudoChromosome.rev07_lg8_w22 25.fasta BLBR01000067.1, whole genome shotgun sequence, the genomic stretch tgttaaatttgtgaaaatatgtatttttatttatttattttggataattagatttctgtatattattcaaattatatttatataattaatactattttcagaattattttaaattatttaatattcaaattaatgagattCTTTAGAATTCCCAAGTGTTGATTTAGTTAAATTtcgaattttcaaataattcttttaaatcctgattctttttacttttgaaatttcatatgatttatgactgttcaaaatttccaattttcggataattatttaaatttctaattcatgtgtttaaagttcgattatgtatttatttatttatttttgaatttagggtattatttaaatttttttattaaagaatattattatttttttattatttgttcatatttgtattccattaacTAGTGTATTTTGATATaacaaaaatgggatcatgttcATCGTATTCTTGTACTTtgcttgtttttgaatttttgttagttcatcgcttttgtgaacaaggtactttgatatagaaattagtccccaactaactttgcaataacccctCGTCATCGGGGTTAAACAcccgaccgtgtcgacacgtatttttgttctagaaactatagtttcccaccgcttgccGTCGGTGCGAATATcggcctttgttaatttttggctcgggtcaccgagggtaaaaatatgacttttgttttgtctcgggtcaccgagggtaaatatatgaatttttgtgatttgtttttgggcaatagttgtttgggggacctatatgcttaatttttgacATATACGTTATGtgaattaaacttatggttggtttttgcaaattattaaattatgattttttataagtgaTCCCTacatttttagtgggtgcttactgggctgtcaagctcataaattttgttgttattttctttcagatcaggagtagaggtcagtgacggatagcttagcaggatcgttgggccaccgtcaatcttcttagcatgtaataagtcccgtttgttgtgggcatagtttttatttgattaaatttgtagcaACTGTGCAAGAcatttagttatttcttttagtgttgAACTCCATTCTTGTTTCTAGCCTTTAGTCtctgttagattttttttttgtgatttgttgagaacaggttttgaggccttacatgccTACTGGGCCTCGGCTTGGTgggtgtgtggccgtttgtcagtgcactgggcctggggagccaggttcggggcgtgacaggaACATTCACCACAAGTGTATCAAGACAACCAGATTTCCCAGAGATTAGTAAAAAGATTGTTAACAAGTGCAACGGGTTACCTCTTGCTATAAAAGTAATGGGGAGTGTTATGTGTTCCAAGAGAGATGAAAGTCAATGGCAAGCTGTGTTAGACAATAATATATGGGATACACAACATGCTAAGGATGAAATCAGACCGGAATTGTGGCTAACCTATGTTGATTTGCCGTCTCAAGTGAAGAAATGTTTTGCCTTTTGTGCCAAATTCCCAAAGGATAGTTTTATTGAAGAACGTATGCTGGTTCAATTTTGGATGGCTCATGGGTTTATTCCATCTCAAACTGGAAAAGATATAGTATTTGGAGGCCATGAGATTTTGGATGAATTGATAGGGAGATCTCTTCTACATTTTGTTACTGATAGAGGTGAACGTGCCACCCATTATTTTTCCTCTGGAGGTTATTTTATCAACGATGAATTGTTTTCTGTGCCAGGTTATAGATTTTGCAAGATGCATGATCTCATCCATGACCTTGCACAATTTGTTACTGGAGATGAGTGCTCCACATTGCCCGAAAGAAACGAAttcatgaaaatttcaaaaaggacCCGTCATTTCATATTAAATGATGATGTAGAGTATGATATGAGTGATCACCCTAGTGTTCGCACTGCATTACTTGTCGGAATATACTTCATTGGGTTGTCAAAGTTGAAGTTGCTCAGAGTGTTACAGTTGGATTCTGAAACAAATCTTGACAAGCTGTTGTCTACATCAATAGAATATTTGCACCATCTAAAATATCTCAATCTTTCTAAGACTGACATAAGAGAACTACCAGAATCAATCTGCATGCTTGTTAATTTGCAAACTTTGAATCTGAATGGTTGTGGGTATCTTACTAAACTTCCCATGAGCATGGTATACATGAACAGTCTTAGACATCTTCATCTTAGGGATTGTTCAGCACTAAAAATCTTGCCACCTGGTCTAAGTCAATTGCTATGCTggaaaacattaacaaaatacaCTGTCGCAGAGAACCCAGAGAACAAGATAGGAGAGTTACAACATTGGAATCTTGATGGTGAACTCTGGTTGTATGACATCCAGAAGGTGAAGAATGCGGATGAGGCAAAAGAAGCTAATATGAGTAGCAGACAAAACACTAACTCATTGTCCCTGTCTTGGGGAACATCAGTGGAAAATGCAGAACAAGTGTTGGAAGCCCTGAAACCTCACGCCCCATTAAAAGTGCTCAGTTTGCATTATTATCCGGGCACACAGTTTTCAATGTGGATTAGAGACGGACAACTTCTTCGAAATCTGGTTAGGATGGAACTAAAAGGTTGCCACAGATGTGAACAACTCCCGCCCCTGGAGCAATTACCTTATCTTGAAAGACTCACTATTTGTGAAATGGATGCCATCAAATACATAATTAATAACACCACAAGCGATGCATCATCATTATTCCCTGCATTAAGGACCCTCAGGTTGTTTAATCTGACTAACCTGGAGGGGTGGTGCGTGGAGGAGGATGGAGAAATTGCTCCACCCTTGTTTCCATGCCTTGAGGACATGGATATAGGCTGCTGCCCCAAGTTGAAAACCACGCTACCACAAATTCCTACCCTCAGAAAGTTATCCATAACAGAATCATACTGCGAGAAACAAATGGCTCTCACGTTCAAGGAGAAGGGGTTCTTCAAGCATTTGAAATCTCTTGAGTCATTGAGTTTAACGAGATGTGAGGAGTTGGCTTTGTTGCTGGAAGACGAAGAGGAGACGAGATCCTTCACCTCATCACTTCATAGTTTAAGCATTTCTGCTTGCGGTCAGTTCTCATTATCACTGGCTTTGCGGAACCTTACCTCTCTTAGAGATCTCAAAATGAATCATTTTGATGAGCTGGTGTCCTAGCCAGATGAGATGTTTAGAGGTCTGGAGTCCATCACGTCTCTGACTATTAAGTCATGTAAGAATTTGACAGGTGTATCATCACAAGGAGATTGTGGTCTACCGTTTCTAGAGGGTCTTGATGTTTCTTATTGTAATGCACTGATAGAATTGCCCAAGTGCCCCACATCACTCAAAAGGTTGTCTGTTTTCAATTGTCCAAGCATCGAGTCTTTATGTTCAGATATGGGACACCTCACTTCATTATCCCAAGTATCTTTATATGAATGTCCCAAGCTGAAGTCTCTGCCAGAAGGGATGCAAGGCCTCACTTCCCTTCAAGATCTATCTATTACACATTATCCAGCGGTGGAGTCTCTGCCAGAAGGGATGCAAGGCCTCACTTCCCTTCAAGATCTATCTATTACACATTGTCCAGCGCTGGAGTCTCTGCCAGAAGGGATGCAAGGCCTCACTTCCCTTGAATATCTGTCTATTGAAGATTGTCCAAGGCTGAAGTCATTCCCAGAAGGCCTCCAACAGCGGCTTCCTACTCTTAAAGAGCTTAAAATTAGTGGATGCCCAAAGCTAGAGAGGCAATATAGTCCAGGAGGAGACTATTTTGACCTTGTCTCTAGCATCTCAGAAAGATTCATAAAAAGCAGCCCCAGGAGGACACTATTAGCACCTTGTCTTTAACATCATGAAAACATAAATGGTAAGTACTATTATGCTTAAAGTAGCACTACTCCCGTGTTAGTTATGAACAACTACATTACCACGCATTCTTTAAGTTATGGTAAATATTTTCATCAATGGTATTGCTTGCTtcatacaattttattttttattttttataatatggaCAAGTTAGGCCactctctttttattattagatCTCAAACATTCAATAGAAGAGACTCAATCTTTTGACGGGTAAGTATCACTGGTGGTCACAAATGTTTCAGTAAGTCATGCAGCTGTCATCGTTTTTTCTTATAACGATATTTGCCATGAAACTTGTCTCGGTCACTCATGGCCACGATTCATGTTTGGGGTTGTTTCTACGGCGAAGGTCTCGAGGTGACTAATTATAGAGCCATCCACGCTCGGATGCCACCCTCAAAGACATTCGCTGAAAACAACCCCCAAACATGAAATTGTGCCATGAGTGTGACCGGAGACAAGTTTCGTAGCACATCGTCATAAAAACGATATATACAAATACGTTATACTtatgaaacatttgtggccatcaaTGATATTTACCCATCTTTTGACCTCTTATTAATAAGTCAAGTTTTCTATTGCTTAACTATTGATGTAGGGGcactttcatatatttttatttcaacaaatttgtTTTATAAGGTGCCTCATTTTTTAgtgtattttttatgttataatttcttttctattttacttggtttatttataattattatcacTTTCCTATTTTTACTTCATTTTCTCTCCGTTGTACAGCACACAAATAACATTTTTTGCCTAACTAATTTTAAAACCAGAAATAGTAACACCACATTTATCACATAAGAGAGGTAGGTTATTGTGGTAGTTAATTATCTAGATGTAGAGAATAAGGTTAGCACAAAAATATGAAGAAGATAATattctatatattattattattattattttactttactGATTTTTCCTCAAATTGTAAACactctaatttaatttttttttttaaacgaaaaaacactctaatttaattttttttaaatgaaaaaacactctaattaaaaaaaaaaaattaaaaaagcatttcttttattaaataccCATTGTCTTTGTCAAACAATTTTACCTAgtattgaagtggtttatccacctttttcaaaACAATTTTTACCTAGGAAGTTTGTATACATTTCTCGCCATTATTTTCTTTGGATTGGAaaattgaaagattttttttttctttcagtcTGTTATCTATGCTTGTATCATGATGAGTTGAATCATGTAAACAAACTACTAgtgtaaaaaaacataagtgGAATGTCTTGGAATATGTCATTACTACTGCCTTCCTTTCTATGTTCATAATTACATCACTagctgtatttttttttttaaataattttccaatgtCTTATATTCTCAgtgatttgtttattaattgtttGAAGAATGAGCAAGGCGCTGGATATCTACAATCAGAATGCATCAAATGAGTCTCACTACCAAATATTAATTAGCTCAGTTAGCAAGTGTGATGCTGGGTATCATATATACCTGTGAATATGTTCTTCGTTATTATTGCCTCAAGATCACAATCACACGATTGCAaggtatttttaataaatctactTCTATTTGTCCTTCTTTCAAGCTTGATGTGTGCCTTCGTTTTTCTGTCCATGCTTATCGTGCTTCCTATGGTTAATAAACACTTGCTCTTGTTATCATAACTTGGCACAGGAAACAGAGGAAAAGAAGCATCTTTCCCAATGATCTCATGTCTTTTAATGTAAAGAAATCTTGAGGTGTACTCTTTCTAGTTCTCATTTATGCAGCTTCCCTGGATTGATCCCATTGGCCAAACCATCTTCCAGTCATTTATCATTAACTACACTGAAACAAGAGATGATGTATTAATCCTAATAACTCACATGTTACTGAAACAAGAGGTGATGTATTAATCCTAATAACTCACATGGCTCGGTTTTGGATTCAGGAGGTGGAGGAGGTTTTGATATTACTCAATCTTTGTGTGCAGGGACCAAAGTTCATTCTCGAGAGGGCGATGCCCAGGAGATTCATGTATTGTTTTCTACAATAATTTGGAGATTTTTCCCTTAAAAGATTTGGACTTGTATTTGCCTGAATTTATGATATGCTTGTCTCATAGTTGATGCTATCTATTACTAAGCAAATCTCCAGAGGATACATACTCAGCTTGTTGAAGATAAAATCCCCtcggagaaatcaatcaattggcttgtttttcttgatttaacCTTTTAGGAAGGATTTGGAGTTATGTAGGTGGTTATTTCTTGGCAGCAAGCAGAAAGATTACATTATAGCTGAATCCTCAGTTGCTGTTATCTATCATCAGCAAATAGCAGAAGCTCATTGCGTGGAGAATCCAAGCCATTGTTACATGTTTTGACCTATAGAATGAGTTTGAGAATGTGAAAATTAACCTTTTACTATTGCTCTTCTGAATTTAGAATCAATTATAATGATGGGACTCTTCTAATgctggtttatctatttttttttttttaaattacattgaaTGGTTTACTGCTCTCACCATACCCTTAGGGCCCAGTGTCCACTTTCCATGATTTTGGGCAAACTCAACTATCTTCTTATGTTTGTCTTTTAACTTTTTAGCATTAGCtttattaatttctatttcCATTCTATTTTAgtggctaatttattaaaataatattattttttttattaatttccaaAATACGCATTTCTGTAACTATTTACGGAAATGcgcattttgtatttttttattattttttttaaattaacggGTCCCAcggttattttttaatatttaaatttaatttttttaaaaaaacagaggggtcccgttatatttttttaatattaagtttttttatttttttaaaaactgcgGGTCCCtgatagtttttttaaaattaaaaaaacatttttacatccaaaacccttataatttttttattaatttttttataatcacttctattatgttatttttttactttcactaattgtaACTCGGGtcgttaataatttaaataaataatttttaatatttttttcataataagggGTTGTTGAAATGAATTATCGTGGCAGATGCAGACCCTACCCTCATTCATGAGAGCCATTGGATGAAATTAATACTTAGTGTGTTTTAGAAAAGGACTGGAGAGTTTTATATACTGCATCCACCCTAACAAATCGATCGACTAGTGTGCTTTTAGAAAAGAATCTGGAGAGTTTATATACGCTCCACCCTAACAAACTGGACTGACTCAAGATTAATTTCATCCAAATCGGCCTCACGAATGCAGTGAGGCTACACGCCACCAATAATTCATTTCAACAACCcccttattatgaaaaaatattaaaattatttatttaaattattaacagccagttacaattagtgaaagtaaaaataacatactagaagtgaaaaaaaaattataaaaaaattaataaaatttataagggtttgaatttaaatgtttttaatttaaaaaactaccgGGACccgcaatttttaaaaaaataaaaacttaatattaaaaatataacggGCCCctctgttttttaaaaaaattaaatttaaatattaaaaaatgaccaTGGGACccgctaatttaaaaaaataataaaaaaatacaaaatgcgCATTTCCGTAAATAGTTACAGAAATGCGTATTTtgagaattaataaaaaaaataacattattgtaataaattagcctattttagttttatttgtccCCTCTTCTTTTGCATTAGTATGGTTGTATTTTGTCtgttctctttttgttttgtcatctatttgagacattgtcctaaactttgtttgtttttccacaaaaaataaagatttgtCTCATAATAAGAAACATCTTATGTTAAGTAATAAAACACCATAAACTAAAGGAGGCAGCTAACACAACGAAGAGAAATCTAAAGTTCATTGATCCTATAGAGAAGGGGGTGAGCCTATTAGCCCTAAAGTGATGAGTGACAGCACCGGCCTAGTTTGACAAAGCCCTCCTTGAGGATCCTTTCACTCCATGAGTTGTTTGGTTCTTCTTTTAGAGTGCAGTTATTGTTCAATCTTTTTATTTCACTCCAAGATCCTTTTTTTAGAGTTGATTGTTCATTCCATGTTTAGTGGATCTCTATgtttttctgtgtttttttcAAGCCTtatatttataaactttttGTACTTTCTCTTTCATAATAAATATGGTTCattcaaaagaataaaaaataactttatttcAACCTTAAGCAGGTTTATTCGTGCCATAATCAGGTGTTAACCAAAATTTGAGAATTTATGTGAAGAGAGTTTTCAAATAAGTTCGTAGAATGTAAACCTCCATTCATGTTACCAAATTGTGAAgttgaattattattaaaattaaaagaatattaGATGTTCTACAAAATTCTAAAGATAGGTTTCACTACCTACACAAACATTGGATTAGCTCAATGGTGAAAGCACTTCATTCGGTCACGCGTTCAAATCCCACCGAGCATTTGGTGAGCAAAGGTCCCATGTGTTTCAGTGTATGTGGCTGGTGTCCCTCCATTCATACAGCGCCAAAAAGATCCTCGGAATGGGAGCAAATTTGTAATCTAATTCTTATAATACCGACCAGATGATCAATTCTCACTTGTGTGCATGCCCCTTGATTTTTATGCTTCTAGCATTTatccaaaataacaaaacaCTATCTATTCCTAGTTCATAAGTAATTTTAGTAATGCTTGTTCTGTAGatagttcttttaaaaataaataataataataacaacaataataataataagatactCTTCTCATGCGTGTTAATAGACTAAGAAACATGAACGGTATTagtttgtgttattattattattttttttttgaaaaagtggataaaccacttccaTTAATAAAAGTAGAGATAACAAACAGACTTTCCACAAACAACCACACTGGAACCCCCAGACAATAACACAACACCCTTGGTCCACAAGCAGTGaaacaagcaatacaaaaaaAAGGCCCACCCCCGTGGATAGCCCAGCTATCCaccaaaaaaaccaacaaagagCCAACTACCCCGTGATAGATCTGGGTGCCTCCTCAGCAGCAGTGTCACCCAAGTCATGCAGACTTCTCGTGCCCACGAACTCAACACTGCGACGGACCGAGGCAATAGTAACATCAATCTTCTCCTTGACCGAATCTGCAAGAGTATCGAACCATAAGAGAAGCATGCGATTAATACTCAGAATAATGCAGTGAGAAGGCAGaattttagcattaaaaattcTATCGTTTCGAGCAAGCCATAAATTCCACACTACTGCCTTAACCACTAAATCCACCCAAATTATATCAGCAGGTCGAACCGAGGTTCTCCAAGAGAGCCAAAGATTGCACATCGAGGTTGGTGGCTCTGGCAGGGACAACAAGCTATTAAGACATCCCCAAACATCCCTCGCAACGGGACActgaagaaaaagatgatcaaCCGACTCCACACCTGCATGACACATCACACACGTAGCCGTAGGCAGCGAGTTACACAGCCTAGAAGCCAGATTTTCTAGCAACAAGATCTTGTTCTTCCAGGCAAGCCAATTAAAGATGTTGATTTTGCTAGGACAGTTGTTTCTCCAGAAGAATTTTGCAACCTCACAGCGCAACCCGCCATCATTAAGGAAGTTGTAGAGAGATTTCACCGAGAACAGCTTATTACCAGTTAACAACTAGTATTTTTTATCCCTCTCATCCTGCCGAGCTATCCTCAGCCTGCCTAGGAGCTGAATGACATCCTCATTGACACGAAAAGGTTGTCCCTCTAACAGGTATGCCAAATCGGTAAAAGAGGCGTCGTGCTGTCCAAAACTACTGAAGATGTCAGGCCAAACCAACATCGGGGCCCGACCGTTAAGCCATTGGTCCTTCCAAAAAAGTCTTTTCGTTCCAAAATAAATCTTACTCTTGATGCAGCATCTTAGCATAGGCAGACCACTTAAGACCCCCTTCCAGAAGAACGACACCCTCCCTCTACGGCGGGGGAACAAATTCCAATTCGAGCACCCGTAGTTAAACTGAATAACCTCCGCCCCTCCCCACCTTGGGTCATTCATAAATTTTCACCACCATTTACCAAGGAGCGCCTGATTGAAGTTGTGAAGATCAAGAATCCCCCATCCACCCTGATCACGGGCACGACAAATCTCCTTCCAACTAACCAGTCTACACCTCGGTTTTTCAATGTCAGGCCCCGACCACAAAAAATCTCTCCTGAGATGATCAATCGCTTTAATAACCCATGAAGGTAATTTGAAAATGGACATCCAATAGGTTGGCAGCGCCGAAAGCACGGAGTTCACCAGTGTGAGCCTCCCCCCTAACGAAAGATGTCAGATTTTCCAGGAAGAAAGTCTTTGACGCACCTTAGCGATGATCCCCTCCCAATCTTGTTTACGTGGCCTTCTACCCGAGATAGGAAGCCCTAAGTACATCACTGGGAGTAGCCCAGTAGTATAGTTCAAAGTGTCTGCGGCCGCCGCTTCAGGTAAGACCCCAGAGTTAACCGAATACAAACAAGTCTTGGAATAATTTGCCCGGAGCCCTAACATCCCTTCAAAGAGATATAAAATAAGTTTCACTATTTTGAGATCCTCCAAACCACCCGCAGTCAACACCAGAAGGTCATCAGCATAGTGCAGATTGCATCTACTCTTGAAAGCGCCAAGAGGCACCCCAACCAGAATCTTGGACTCCAGCGCATGTCTAAACATCTCACTAAGCGCATCCGTGATAAAGCCAAAAAGCAACGGTGAAAGCGGATCCCCTTGCCTTAAACCTCTTTGATACCGAATGTAACCGTTCGGTGCTCCGTTTATCAATACATTAGCCTTAGAGGAAGAAAGAATTCTCTCAATCCACTTCAACCACCGGACCCCAAAACCCCTTGCTTTTAGCAACTCCAAAAGAAAGTCCCAATCCACCAAATCAAAAGCTTTAGCGAAATCCACCTTTAGAATGTGACCAGGCAATCGTCTCTTATACATAATGAAAATTAGTTCCTCCGCAATTGCCACGTTATCAAGGATACAGCGGCCCTTCAAGAAAGCCGATTGGGTACTATCTACAAGCACATCCATCACTTTACATAATTACGTCgccaaaattttagaaatgattttaagGGACGAATTGATTATATTGATAGGCCTATAGTCCCCCGGCTGCTCAGGTGTCTCCACCTTGGGGATAAGAGCAATACTTGCCCAGTTAACCCTTTCCAAATTAGCTCTATCGAAGTAAAAGTCCTCGCAAAATTAAAAGACGTCGACTTTGATCGATTCCCAGCATTGCTTGAAGAAGCACATCGGAAAGCCATCCGGGCCCGGTGCTTTGTCTCCACCAAGACTGAAAACcgcatttttaatttcttccaaAGAAAAAGGCCCCTCAAGCATCCCCAACTGCACatgttgtttattttcaaaaagtttGGGAAGATCCACTTTGAATCTCGACTCCCGCTTACTACCAAAATGTTGCCGGAAATGATCAACAAAGATCTTCCCAATTTCTTCTGAGTCAGAAACCCTATTCCCGTCCAGGAGAACACACGGGATAAGATTACGACTCTTCCGTCCATTGGCCACCGCATGGAAGAACTTAGTGTTGCCATCTCCTTCCTTTAACCAAAGAGTCCTGGATCTTTACCTCCaatatatttcttcttgtttacgGATCAACTCCAGCGATTGTAAAAGATTTTGCTCAAAAGCAAGCTCAGAAGGAAGCAGGGCCCTAGACTCCTTAGCCGTGTCTAAGGTCTCAAACTGGTGTAATAGGTCCATCCTTTTGAGTTTGATCGAACCAAAACTAAATTTGGTCCACTACCGTAATCGCTCTCTAAGACCCGCTAACTTTTTAGATAGCACAAAAGCACCACAACCCATAGGTGCCATCTCTTCCCACCACTGTTTGACTCGATCCCTAAAACCCTCATCCGTGAACCAAACTTTTTCGAATCTAAAGGGCCTTGGATGGAAGCTCACTCCACCCACC encodes the following:
- the LOC120253363 gene encoding disease resistance protein RGA2-like, whose product is MGSVMCSKRDESQWQAVLDNNIWDTQHAKDEIRPELWLTYVDLPSQVKKCFAFCAKFPKDSFIEERMLVQFWMAHGFIPSQTGKDIVFGGHEILDELIGRSLLHFVTDRGERATHYFSSGGYFINDELFSVPGYRFCKMHDLIHDLAQFVTGDECSTLPERNEFMKISKRTRHFILNDDVEYDMSDHPSVRTALLVGIYFIGLSKLKLLRVLQLDSETNLDKLLSTSIEYLHHLKYLNLSKTDIRELPESICMLVNLQTLNLNGCGYLTKLPMSMVYMNSLRHLHLRDCSALKILPPGLSQLLCWKTLTKYTVAENPENKIGELQHWNLDGELWLYDIQKVKNADEAKEANMSSRQNTNSLSLSWGTSVENAEQVLEALKPHAPLKVLSLHYYPGTQFSMWIRDGQLLRNLVRMELKGCHRCEQLPPLEQLPYLERLTICEMDAIKYIINNTTSDASSLFPALRTLRLFNLTNLEGWCVEEDGEIAPPLFPCLEDMDIGCCPKLKTTLPQIPTLRKLSITESYCEKQMALTFKEKGFFKHLKSLESLSLTRCEELALLLEDEEETRSFTSSLHSLSISACGQFSLSLALRNLTSLRDLKMNHFDELVS